The sequence below is a genomic window from Raphanus sativus cultivar WK10039 unplaced genomic scaffold, ASM80110v3 Scaffold1354, whole genome shotgun sequence.
tcaaatgtataatttGGATCAGTAATTGGGATTTCAAAAGGCCcaatataaacattaaattttCCTATTTTAGTTGGGCTTTAGAGCAGAATACAGTTAGAAAACCCTTCGAGCCGACACGTTACATCTCAATCAACGGCTAAGATTCTGGAAGAACAGGTAGTCCACCCTAAATTCGTAAGCACGTGATCATTTCGCTAATTTTAATACTTGCCGGTTGCTGAGTTATGCCTTCCTATCCATCCGTAACGGTAAAATCTGATCGTTCATTATATCTTAATCCAACGGCTAATATCGAAAACTGATTCTTCAAGAAATATCTCCTTCTCTTTGTTCTGACGCGATTATATCAGTGGGCCCCGCTGTCATTGTTTATTCAGGGCACAGCCTTGTTAATTTAGCATGCTCCCCTCGTCACagtcatctttcttcttcaataAATGCAACCAACCCCTCCTCGTTTTCTTCTTCATCGTAATATACATTTCCCCTCAATTTCCTGAGATTCTCGTGCGATAGCTTCGGTGAGTTCTCCTTGGAAACTGATCGATTCTCTTGTATTATAGTCATCTTCGTTATCGCATCTCTTCGATTCGCTTACTAGTAGCTATATACGAATCTACCTGCGTTTTTTTTTGAGCGGTTAGGTGTGAGTTTTAGCGATGCGAATCTGAAAAGTATTATTATTCTATGATCTAATTAGTTTAGTTATCAAAGGTTTCAGTAGTGATCGTGCTCGATCGGTGTGAGTTTTGGTTTAGGAGCGTTTGATGAGTTTGATACTGTAGCTCTTATCGTCGTCTAATCGGTTGTTATCATCTCAAGTTTCTTGTGAATCATTCAGTTATAATGCAATCGAGATTGTTTCCTTTCTATAGTTCTTTGTAAGATTGAAGAATCGTTCCTATTTTGGGATGCTAGTGTTTCCAAGTGTTATTGTAATCGTCAGAATAATAATTTTCTGTATAGCGTACAACATAAAAAGATGACTTCAGCATCGAATTATTTTTTCCTAATTAGAAGGGAAACGTCTTTATCATTTGGAAAGTCAAtaaagttattttaattttatttatttcttccACGCTATTGTTGTTGCTTGGTTGCTATTTGAGGGAGACAAAGTAAGATGATAGTTAGAGCATTTTTAATGCGTGTTACCTTGTCAATCTTTATCTGTTTGAGGCCGACCAAGTAAAAGTCTATCcattcaatataaatattatttttttacatagATTCTTCTTGACTTTTATGGTATGCCTTATTCTATATTTCTAACCTAATTTGTTATCAATGAATAGGTGAAATGGGAATATACTCTAGAGCGGTTGCTGTGTCTCTCGTGGTGTCCTTCCTGCTGTTTCTTTCTGCCTCTGCTGAGCGCAACGATGGGACCTTCAGAGTTGGCCTGAAGAAACTCAAGTTGGATCCCAAAAGCGGTCTTGCTGCACGTGCGTTTGGTTCCCACCAAGAAAAGCCCCTGAGAGCTTACAACCTTGGAGACTCGGGGGATGCTGACATTGTCACGCTGAAGAATTACTTGGACGCTCAGTACTACGGTGAGATCGCTATTGGTACTCCACCGCAGAAGTTCACCGTGGTGTTTGATACCGGAAGCTCTAACCTCTGGGTGCCATCATCAAAATGCTATTTCTCGGTGAGTAACGTTTAGTCTGAACTTCCTAGCCGTGCTCGATATTCGTTTGAGAAGAAAATTAACTGTGTTCTGTCCGTTGTGTAGCTTGCATGTCTTTTGCATCCCAAGTACAAGTCTTCGCGTTCAAGCACATATGAGAAGAATGGTGTGTTCTCTCTCTATTCCTAATTTAGTTATGCAGTCTTAATGAGGCTTCTGTATCGAAAATTGTGTGATTTGTTTCTAATGGTATCTGTTACCAGTTGAACTTCCTAGTGGTAGATAGTATAATGGCAATCCATTTTTAGCCACTTAAATTCGACTTTATGTGCAGTGTGTTTCTCACCTTTGTTATAAGATGCAACATCGCTACTGATGTGAGCTGTAAAGTTATAACTAAGTTGCTCGCCTTTAATGCAGGAAAATCCGCCGCAATTCATTACGGAACTGGGGCTATTGCTGGTTTCTTTAGTAATGATGCCGTCACCGTCGGCGATTTAGTTGTCAAGGATCAGGTAAACTATCTATCCTACCGTACTCAAAGCTCTTACCACTATTTATTCTACATCGCTGATCTTCCTCATTCTCTATCATATCAGGAGTTTATCGAGGCAACCAAGGAGCCTGGTTTGACATTTGTTGTAGCTAAGTTTGATGGTATCCTTGGTCTTGGGTTCCAAGAGATCTCTGTTGGAAATGCTGCTCCTGTTTGGTATGCTTTCTTCTCTTTACTGGGTTGAGTTTACTACATTCTTGTAGTATCAATCTCATGCTATAATGTCTTGTTTTTACAGGTACAACATGCTCAAGCAAGGCCTCATCAAGGAGCCAGTGTTTTCATTTTGGCTTAACCGTAACGCTGCGGATGAAGAAGGTGGTGAACTTGTGTTTGGAGGTGTTGATCCAAAACATTTCAAGGGACAACATACTTATGTCCCTGTGACACAAAAGGGTTACTGGCaggtttgtatttatattacCTTCCTTTTCTTGGTTTTCTCGCAAAAGTATTCCAAGTTTCTAACTCGAGCCTTTTTGTGTAATAGTTTGATATGGGTGATGTTCTCATTGACGGTGCACCCACTGGTATGTTAACATTACTATGCTTTTtctgtatattatatatagctATTCCTAACAAATTTGAAAATGTTTTACTGTTTATGTTTACTGGCATGGACTGGATCTAAAGTTCAGTTTTTGTTATACAGGATACTGCGAAAGTGGCTGCTCTGCTATAGCAGATTCTGGAACATCTTTGCTTGCGGGTCCAACAGTAAGCATGAATTTGAAGGGGTTCTAGTGTTTTCTCAAGTATAGTATTGGTAGTAATACactcttatttttgttttctttgtgtaGACTATAATCACCATGATAAACCATGCTATTGGAGCAGCTGGAATTGCTAGCCAGCAGTGCAAGACTGTCGTAGATCAGTACGGGCAGACCATCTTGGATCTGCTTTTGTCTGAAGTAAGTATGCTTATTGGACTAGCTTTAAAATCTAGTGTGACAAATAATATGTTGTATATGCAACTCTTGTTATGTAAATGAAATTGACTTACGGTTCCCGTTTCGGATTGCAGACCCAGCCGAAGAAAATCTGTTCGCAGATTGGTCTGTGCACTTTCGATGGTAAACGTGGTGTCAGGTAAATTTCCAGTGGGTTCGTTTATGATATAGAGAAGCTATATTCTATGGGGAGATTGCAATTAAGTCCAAGATCTTCTTCATCTtagtttttgtttcttattgATCGGCTGTTTTTTTACTTTATGTTTCCTTTTATTGTTTAGTATGGGCATTGAGTCGGTGGTGGACAAGGAAAACGCCAAATTGTCGAATGGTGTAGGAGATGCCGCGTGTTCTGCATGCGAGATGGCAGTTGTTTGGATTCAGAGCCAGTTGAGGCAGAACATGACCCAGGAACGCATATTGGAATACGTCAACGAGGTACAAGAACAAACTTCTATTACAGcagttttgatcaaaaatattttgaagcaTTGTTGTTCTGATCCTGTTCATTTGCTACGGTTGctgtttttctcttcttcttttctgaACAGCTATGCGAGCGTATTCCCAGCCCAATGGGAGAGTCTGCAGTGGACTGTGCACAACTCTCGACCATGCCAACTGTTTCGCTCACCATCGGAGGCAAAGTCTTTGATCTTTCTCCAGAGGAGGTATGATTGAGAACATGATTCATATCTCGTTGTGGACACCTGAATATTATTACCCATTCTAATATCTTGGTGATGTTGTGGTATGAACAGTATGTTCTGAAGGTTGGTGAGGGCGCTGCAGCACAGTGCATTAGTGGCTTTATTGCACTCGACGTTGCTCCACCCCGTGGACCTCTCTGGTAAGTAATCGGTTCAACACTTCAGCACAagttctatttatttatttcttttgctaATCAGAAGCATGGTGGTAAAAATGTGACAGGATCTTGGGAGATGTGTTCATGGGCAAATACCACACCGTGTTTGACTTTGGAAAAGCGCAGGTTGGATTTGCCGAAGCAGCCTAAACACACGGTTGGGCTGGTTTTTAGTTGGCTTTTAAGTGAACAATATGTGTCTCCAAGTGATGTTTGTAAGTTTGTGGAAGGGTTTGTGTTAAAAACTGAGTCGTGGTAGAAATGTTGGCGCAGCTACTTTTATCTTTTATGGTTTCCTAACGACTAAAAGGCCTTTGTAGTTTTCAAGGCATTGGCTTTGTATATATTTCTGctgaaaactttaaaaataaaagttctgCCTCCGGAGAGCCCACCTTTGTTTATTATGCTTTGTGATCTTGTAAAAAAAGTCTCATCATATACATTTGGCCCTATTGGAATGAAGTTAAACCCAATAGGCGGAAAAAACTCTTAAACAATCACACACAAGCAACTAAAGTAAAAACTGACCATCCACATCCAATCTGAGTAAGTAGGTTGAATCAGAGGATGGAAAAGAGCTAAACAATCACTAGCAACTAAAGGTAAATAACCAAAGCGGAAGACTTAAGACTTAGAgtatctccaatgtaaaactctattttttcttccaaaatggagtaaaagtgaatatggagtaaaattgctccaaccctactctatttttcactccataatggggtcatgaacaaacaaaaaataaattaatcgatttatggagtaaacttcaaaatggattgagatatggagttgggttggagcatatgttactccatattcacttttactccattttggagtaaaaaatggagttggATTGGAGATGCCCTTAGTTCCAAGGCTTGAACTGAGACTATCCGTTTCCAAACCCTGAAGTTTATGATAGTTTACGAAATAGCTCAATATTTTTCGAATGTAATCTTTTagcccaaaaaaacaaaaaatcaaaacctgGAAATGTAATGCAACACAAGCTCTCTGGAGGTATAGACACTGAGGAAGATGGACAAGTGGACAATCGTTAAGATTCAACCTTTTCATGTTATGTTTCGTAGTATGATATGATTGATGGATGATTCAAAGACGTTTTGGTATTGCAGAAGCATATCTTGTTAGCTCCTTCTGAATTGAGCTGGGGAGTTGTTCTTTCTACGCGATGCACTCTTTGATAGACACAAGAGAACATATCCTGAAGAAAATGGATTACACGAATCTTGTGGACAAGTATACAAGAGAAGGGAACTTCTCTGCTGCGAATGACTTGTTGCAGTCCTTACAAGAGACAAGAACGTTTGCTAGCCTGTTTCGGTTTTCAAGAACCTTCTTGTAGCAGCCTGTGAGCTGAACGATACCAAGCTCTCTTGCAGAGCTTTCAGAGAGCTGTTGCTGTCCCAAGCGGGTACTGCGCCTTTGAGTTCAAATTGTTATCTCAACCTCCCCAGAGCCTTCATTAACACCGAGATTGCGTGCACTTGCTGAGTCTTCTCAAAGAAGTATCCGAGTCTTCTTCTCTTCCGCGTAGGTCAATAGTAATAAACAGAATCATCCTTGCCTTTGCTGAGTCTCGACAGATTGATAAGGTAAGACACTTGAGAAGATGAAAAGAGTGGGAATGTAAACTAGATGTGATCACTTACAACTCGGTTTTGGATCTCTTGGGATAAGCTGGACTCGTAAGTGAAATGCTAAACAGTCTCAGTTATTTCGTTTCGAGTAGGAACATGTTATGAAATCAAAACATAGTTCTGGTTAGTTTGAGTTTGGTGTTGATTTGAAGAACCTTGTGAAATGAAAATCAAAGGTTTAAAAAGTGTATTGATGGGATGATTCATATGACTAGTCTCATAAAGTTTGCATTACTACAAAATGTGTGTCAATGTCtcactttcaaaaaaaaaaaaaaagatattttttggTGCCGGTCGATATATGTCTGGAGAAGTCTAGCCTCAGGTTCTTTCCTTCTTACCAAAGCTTGTTCTTGACCCAGAAAAGAAGGAACACGACTCCTAACACAATCGCAACTGGTGCCCACTTCCTGATCAAAGCCTAGTTCACCAAACAAAATCTTTCAGAACCATATGCTCACAAACTTGAACTATAAACTATAACATGATCATAAGACAACGAGAGCATCTCCTAACGTGTGACCAATGTCGGCATTGTGTAATAGAGGGAACAAACTTGTGCAATAAAGTTATAAAACTAAACATGATCACAAGAAATGAGAGTATCTCATGACGTGTGACCAATGTTGCATTGTCTAATAGATGGAGTATACAATCAGATACTCACCTGACGGTTCAAATCTTTAGCCTTGTCAGCATATATACGAGATTCAGATGTTAGTCGGCTCGACATCTCGCTCACCTCtgcattacaaaaaaaaacaagaagaagtaGATGGTACATGATTAGCATATCACTCTCCTGATTACAACACATGTATGTACACAACTACTAACTGATCACAGGATAAAAAACAATAGATGTGTCTGCTTACGGTCCAGCTTTTCACCAACACCTAGGACTTCCTGCACATTCCTCGTCATTATTTGATGGACCTCATAGAGTTCATCATTCAGCTTAGAGATATTCCGTTGCGTACGAGTGTCTTGGTACAGTTTCTTCGTTTTCTGTATGAAAGtatctacaaaaacaaaaagagagtgAGAAACCAAGGAAGCTGATGAATAATACAGAAAATAATCTACagtacacacacacacataccaAACTTAATAAAGGCATAAGGTCGAGCAGCTGTCTCAATGTTAGGCCCATTAACACGTTCAAACTCGTTCCTGAGGTCTTCCAGGTACTGGAAAGCCAGTTTCTTAGGGTAAGAGCGGTCACACATCGTCAAGTAGCAAACACGTCCTTCTATGATGTAACTAAAAATTTCTCTCATCAAGGAAATATCATACATGTATTTGTTCTTACTCAAAACATTAAgataaaaccaaatcaaatcaaatcaataaGTAAGAGATGTTGTTAAAGAAGGATACTGGAAAACATAGGGGCCAGTCTCAACGGACATTCTCGAAGCTTCGTTGTGACCTCTGGAGAGATTCTTAAACAAGGCCTTGACCTGTTGCTTGTACATGTCGGAATCTGGTAAGTCACGTCCATCGTCAAGACCTTCGGCTAGAGGCAAGCCGTCGGTAACACGAGCTATCAatgtcatcttcaccatcttGATTAGACCTTACTCCCTTCCCTTCTTCTCCAATAACAACAAAACTCACTGCAATTATCAATCTAAATGTAAGGAAGGCAATCatcaacagagagagagagagagatcgaatTCGAAAGATCTGATATATAAAAATCCAAACTTTCGATCCGAAACGGAAGCAAATCATTGTAAAAATCGCAAATAAACTCTACATGAGATGTATACATCTATAACGAGAAAGCACAGAGTTGGAACTAACCTGAATGGTTCTTCTCGATTTGAGGATCTGAGAACCAGGACGATGATCCAAGGAaggaaaagataaattaaaaaagaaaattaataaaggGTTTATCAAGGGGGatgatttattattatttttttgttgtttgaaaTGTTAATTTATGACGACGATCTACGTTCTGCGTTTCGGTGACATGTGATTGGGGCTTATGACGCGTTTTATTGACATGTCTTCGATGACGTGGCGCGTTTGATCTATAGCTTCACAAACGCTACGTTTGTGTTTAGTCGACGCTCGCATAACGTTTTACGCGTTTGTAATAAAACTTTATTTGGtccaaaagatatttttaaactggACCGGATCGATTGGTGTAAACCGGGCGGTTCTTGAAACCTCTTTCTCGGTTAGAGGGTTTGAAACTGACTCCAAATTCGTTATTCTTCTCCGTCGTCTGTTTCTTCTCCTCTGCTCAAAATCACAAATCGTCAAGCTTCCTTTTTTATCTACATTCCTTTTAAGTTTATTCAGTTCGATTCGTCTTCAATGTCTACTGGATCTCCATTACTGTCGGAGTATCACTAAAAGTCAATTCATTTACGAAGGAGGAGGCTTTGCGTCTGCAATGTCCAAAGCCATGGAACCAAACTCGAAATCGAGGAAAGAAAGCATCTTGATCAAATACGCAACCTTCTCGCGACTTCTCGTCCTCTTCTTAACCCTTATGTGGCGGAGCTTCCTCCAACCCTACGATACATCCGCGGCGCTCAACCCTCCCTGCCTTCATCACAGAGACGAAGTCGTCGCGGAAGATTCTCCTCCTCCGTTGCTACTAGCTAACTCCTCAGTATCGAGGACGCTTGAGAACAGCGTCGTCTGGGACAGCGTGTACTTCCTCAGGATCACGGAGTGTGGTGGGTACGAGTATGAGCAGACCTACGCCTTCTTGCCTCTCCTTCCCTTCTTCATCTCCCTTCTCTCTCGCACAGGTTAACGTTCCCCCTGGTTTCTGATTCTCTGAGTTCTCTCTCGCTAATGAGCATCTTTGTGGGATTCACAGTTTTTGCGCCTTTGGTTCCGTTGATTGGTCTTCGAGCTGTAATGGTGTTGTCTGGTTACGTTGTCACCAACGTGGCCTTCGTATTTGCTGCTATCTATCTCTTCAGGTACCTTCTTTGGCAATCAATCAAATAGTTTTTGAGTTCCTCTGTCTTACATCAGTCTTTTGGTAACAGAGTTTCAGTTATTATCTTGAAGGACACTGAAGCTTCGTTCAGAGCTTCTGTTATCTTCTGTTTCAATCCAGCCTCCATATTCTATTCATCAATGTAAGTGTGTGTATTCAATCAATGAtctctttagtttttttatttatttatttaaggatAGTCAAAGAGATGTTCTCTTATGAGACTGTTTCCATTTTAACTTTCAGATATTCAGAAAGTCTGTATGCTCTGTTTTCTATTGGAGGCGTGTACCACTTGTTATCCGGCACCAGCAATGTGGCTGTTCTCTGGTTTGCTCTTTCTGGCTGTGCAAGGTCCAATGGGATTCTCAATGCTGGTTATATCTGTTTCCAGACTATGCATCGAGCATACGAAGCTTTTTCTCTTAAAAGGCGCCTTTGTGTGAGTTACACATAAACTATGAATGATTTACAGCTTAGCTTTTTTTACTTTGGTGTTAGCTCTTTTGAGTTCTCTGGTACCGTTAGTGATTTGTTTCTCTGGCCAGTTATCTGTGCAGGTTTTCGTTACTGGATTTATTCGATGCGTGTGCATTTGTCTTCCTTTTGTCGCATTTCAAGCATACGGATACTATAACATATGTCATGGACATAAGCTAGATGAATTGAGGCCTTGGTGCAAAGGAAAAGTACCTTTGCTCTATAACTTCATTCAAAGTCATTACTGGTAAGTTTGAACAATAAACCATGTTCTTGTTcttgcaagttttttttttttatgtatttgaTTTTTGAGCCTTCTTGGTGACATGGAATTGTAACAGGGGAGTAGGCTTCCTTAGATACTTTCAGTTCAAACAGCTTCCCAACTTTCTGCTTGCATCCCCAATTCTGTCTCTAGCTTTGTGTTCTATTGTAAGTTACGTGAAGACTCGGCCTGAGCTCTTTCTTTCTCTGGGCTTTCAAGCTACtgagaaagaaaagagatctTCTGCGAGGCTTTATTCTCTCAAGGATGTGCTTGAGCCAGATGTTATTATAACTTCATCAAATGAAggtattattttgtttctatatgtaattttatagtTTCGAAACTGAACTCTTTGATGGATGGATCCTCTCTATTTTCTTGAGTAAGGGAACCGTGACATTAGGCAGCGAAAACTGAGCCGGAAGAAGGATGTGACTGTCACCGATACAGCTGCCGAATCTAACTCGTCATCAGGATACTTTTCAGCTGATGTCTTCCCATTTGTCGTACACTTGGGTCTAATGGCAGCTACTGCGTTCTTCATCATGCATGTTCAGGTACTTACAATCCTCAAGAATCATAAAACATAAACGTGTACACAAGTTAATATGACATCGAGGTAGTTAGTTGTTCACTGTCctcatgtgtgtgtgtgtgtgtgtgttgtgaTTTATTATTATTGCAGGTTGCAACACGGTTCTTGT
It includes:
- the LOC108820624 gene encoding uncharacterized protein LOC108820624 isoform X2, with translation MSKAMEPNSKSRKESILIKYATFSRLLVLFLTLMWRSFLQPYDTSAALNPPCLHHRDEVVAEDSPPPLLLANSSVSRTLENSVVWDSVYFLRITECGGYEYEQTYAFLPLLPFFISLLSRTVFAPLVPLIGLRAVMVLSGYVVTNVAFVFAAIYLFRVSVIILKDTEASFRASVIFCFNPASIFYSSIYSESLYALFSIGGVYHLLSGTSNVAVLWFALSGCARSNGILNAGYICFQTMHRAYEAFSLKRRLCLSVQVFVTGFIRCVCICLPFVAFQAYGYYNICHGHKLDELRPWCKGKVPLLYNFIQSHYWGVGFLRYFQFKQLPNFLLASPILSLALCSIVSYVKTRPELFLSLGFQATEKEKRSSARLYSLKDVLEPDVIITSSNEGNRDIRQRKLSRKKDVTVTDTAAESNSSSGYFSADVFPFVVHLGLMAATAFFIMHVQVATRFLSASPPLY
- the LOC108819224 gene encoding 25.3 kDa vesicle transport protein SEC22-1-like, coding for MVKMTLIARVTDGLPLAEGLDDGRDLPDSDMYKQQVKALFKNLSRGHNEASRMSVETGPYVFHYIIEGRVCYLTMCDRSYPKKLAFQYLEDLRNEFERVNGPNIETAARPYAFIKFDTFIQKTKKLYQDTRTQRNISKLNDELYEVHQIMTRNVQEVLGVGEKLDQVSEMSSRLTSESRIYADKAKDLNRQALIRKWAPVAIVLGVVFLLFWVKNKLW
- the LOC108820622 gene encoding aspartic proteinase A1-like — its product is MGIYSRAVAVSLVVSFLLFLSASAERNDGTFRVGLKKLKLDPKSGLAARAFGSHQEKPLRAYNLGDSGDADIVTLKNYLDAQYYGEIAIGTPPQKFTVVFDTGSSNLWVPSSKCYFSLACLLHPKYKSSRSSTYEKNGKSAAIHYGTGAIAGFFSNDAVTVGDLVVKDQEFIEATKEPGLTFVVAKFDGILGLGFQEISVGNAAPVWYNMLKQGLIKEPVFSFWLNRNAADEEGGELVFGGVDPKHFKGQHTYVPVTQKGYWQFDMGDVLIDGAPTGYCESGCSAIADSGTSLLAGPTTIITMINHAIGAAGIASQQCKTVVDQYGQTILDLLLSETQPKKICSQIGLCTFDGKRGVSMGIESVVDKENAKLSNGVGDAACSACEMAVVWIQSQLRQNMTQERILEYVNELCERIPSPMGESAVDCAQLSTMPTVSLTIGGKVFDLSPEEYVLKVGEGAAAQCISGFIALDVAPPRGPLWILGDVFMGKYHTVFDFGKAQVGFAEAA
- the LOC108820624 gene encoding uncharacterized protein LOC108820624 isoform X3, with the protein product MSKAMEPNSKSRKESILIKYATFSRLLVLFLTLMWRSFLQPYDTSAALNPPCLHHRDEVVAEDSPPPLLLANSSVSRTLENSVVWDSVYFLRITECGGYEYEQTYAFLPLLPFFISLLSRTVFAPLVPLIGLRAVMVLSGYVVTNVAFVFAAIYLFRVSVIILKDTEASFRASVIFCFNPASIFYSSIYSESLYALFSIGGVYHLLSGTSNVAVLWFALSGCARSNGILNAGYICFQTMHRAYEAFSLKRRLCLSVQVFVTGFIRCVCICLPFVAFQAYGYYNICHGHKLDELRPWCKGKVPLLYNFIQSHYWGVGFLRYFQFKQLPNFLLASPILSLALCSIVSYVKTRPELFLSLGFQATEKEKRSSARLYSLKDVLEPDVIITSSNEVREP
- the LOC108820624 gene encoding uncharacterized protein LOC108820624 isoform X1, which produces MSKAMEPNSKSRKESILIKYATFSRLLVLFLTLMWRSFLQPYDTSAALNPPCLHHRDEVVAEDSPPPLLLANSSVSRTLENSVVWDSVYFLRITECGGYEYEQTYAFLPLLPFFISLLSRTVFAPLVPLIGLRAVMVLSGYVVTNVAFVFAAIYLFRVSVIILKDTEASFRASVIFCFNPASIFYSSIYSESLYALFSIGGVYHLLSGTSNVAVLWFALSGCARSNGILNAGYICFQTMHRAYEAFSLKRRLCLSVQVFVTGFIRCVCICLPFVAFQAYGYYNICHGHKLDELRPWCKGKVPLLYNFIQSHYWGVGFLRYFQFKQLPNFLLASPILSLALCSIVSYVKTRPELFLSLGFQATEKEKRSSARLYSLKDVLEPDVIITSSNEGNRDIRQRKLSRKKDVTVTDTAAESNSSSGYFSADVFPFVVHLGLMAATAFFIMHVQVATRFLSASPPLYWFASHLIASPKHNSKWGYLIWSYCAAYILLGSLLFSNFYPFT